The sequence TCCATGATCATTGACACTGCTTCGATCTCCTCAACTTTACCTAGTATCCAAGTGTGTTGATCTTTCCCCACCATGACTGTAGCCCTTCATCTCTACTCATCATCACAACAGTGTAAACCTTTCAACCTGAACCTGTACAGTCCATGCCACCCGCAAAAGTGGCAAAACAGAATCCAGAAGTTCATCAACAACTTCATTGAGTTAATTAGTTCAACACCGCAAATTTTCGTTTTTGTGTATTTCTTAGTTGACAAGTAAGTAGTTGTCTCTAGAAGATTCCTACTTACCATTCTGTTATTTTCTTAGCAAACATGTTGTTTCAATTGGGAAGGTTTGTTTCCTAATTGACTAGTTTCCTTTTCTTAGAAGCCTTCTatctcatttctttctttttcgtAACAAGTTTGGCTAAAGGTATGAATTGGCCTTTACTTGTAAGAAGTGAACATAGTTTACGAATGAAATTTGAAGCTTTTTTGCTCCTAAAATCTCTGTGTGATTTGTgtcaacagctgagatagctgtgggtgagaggcccgAGGCTGGGATAGCCTACCCccactcttcttctcttatcttcctGCTATTCCAGAGAGGTTTTACTGCTGTTTAGACCAATTGAGGGAGCTGCTTGAAGACCATTCACTGTTGCCGATCAGAAGTCCTTAGAACTCCTCCACCGATCTGGATTTTCCAGATTTCAGAAAGAACTTTCGAAGCCTTGCAGACCTATAGCCTGATCACTGCAGGCTTTTGAGAGTTTAAACATCATCCTAGGAGGGACCTTCGACCAGTGTTGGAGGGTCATCCCAGGACTGTAGCCTGCTATGACGAAGTTTCTCCctaaagtttccttttttgagcGCTAATTCAAGAAACATCAGATCTCACAAATCAGCCAGCAGAATTTGATAtaattttgatggcttgttcTCCCATATAGGGCCTCCCATTCGATACGAATTTCTAGCTCATCTGGGCTCTGATTCGAAAGATAACAGGTTACACTAATTCTGCCCAAATCTGTGTATTGTTTTCTCGCTTATACTTCGTCCACATTTGAGCCTATTAGTTGTTTATTGTTTGGAGGCTGTTTAAGCTTTATCTGGGGTAGGTTACCTTTTTAATCTACCTTACATTAGATTGAGGAAGAAAGTTGAGAAAGCGAAAAGAAAGAGGGGTCTTCGAGCTTGAGGGTCAAGAGTAGGGGTTTGTTGGGCCTTTTTTTGTTAAGCATTTGTGTTTCTGTTCTTTGTAAACAACTTCAAATTTGTTTATCAAATTACCATCAaatgtgtttttcttttccaccCGGTTCAttccaacaaagaaaaaaaaaacggacGTTACATACATTTTCTGTTCcaaatttatccaaaaaaacacaaaaacaacagAATAATTTCTTTTGAATGTCGCCCATACAGTCCCTAGGTGACTGCATAAGTGCATATCCGCATGAAGCTTTCCCTCTCCAAGACCCAATAAATGATCTCTTTAGGTGCCCTATCATATGCTTTCTCGTAGCTAatgaaattgatttgaactttgaagatctttgtCTCTCTAAAGTCTAAACTTCTCCGTCAATCTGCTGAGTAGATAGCTTCAGTTGTACGGATAAGAGATGTAGggctgaagagagagagagaggcagaaaAGGATCTTTAGTGCAATAATTTGTTATTCTGAATAAAAGCATCGTTCCTAATTCACTAATTCGTGGGAAGATACTGAACTTCTTGTATTTGAAAATTGGATGATGGACCTTTCTAATTTAGTCCATATAATATTGTTTTCAGGAGCTAGAGGCCCAATGAACTGAAAACCCATAACCCCATTAACAACCTTTCTAATTTAGTCCATATAATGTTGTTTTTGGGAGCTAGAGGCCCCATGAACTGAAAATCCATGACCCCATTAACAATATTCTCATTTATGATCAATGTCTTTTGGAGCCCTACTTGAGCCGAACACATTTCTATGGAGAAAAGAGGGCAGAGGGTTGGAACAATCTTATGACAAGGATTCTTGGAATTCCCAAATTGGCTCTGAGCCTGTGCGTATCGACTCGTCCAATGCTGTAGCTAATGTGTTAAAGCATCTCGCCTGGAGTGTATGTGAACATCACAACAGATATGATTAAGACATTTGTTACCACGTGAATATGGAACTGCGTGGCCTTCCTCCTCCTTTCAGGGTCTATCCGAAAGAGAATCCAATACCTCTTGGTCATGAATATCTGAATAAGACGAACCGGCCCCATCAAAATTGTAGGGTGATATTAAATCGGTGTATTTTTAGAGTGTTATAAATGGGTCAACTAAGCCCTCTCAGGGGCTTGTTTAAGAATAAGAAAGAGGAACTCATTTAAATACCGAGGAATAAAGTTTGATCCTATTCATGGGATTCCATAAATATCCAATAAATAAAgcagcaattttttttcttttactacaATAATGTCTTTCTCTTGGTTCCACATCTCTATACTGCAATAACGAAATACAGCTGATAAAAGTTGTTGCTTTGGATGATGCACATGTAGAAagtttttgggggggggggggtttcttgtgcGTACTGCATACCTATTgaagtattttgaaaaataatggaTGCTTTCTCAGCATGAGGGGAAGAACTTGATCTTCTTGATATAAGCCCCAATTGATATTTTGTTATAGCTGTTTGatgttttattctattttgttaCACCTTATGATTTCTACACTTCTCCTTGTACTAAGTTCATTTAAATACTCTAGGACTTATTATCATGATTATCATTCTTGAGAATTGTTGCTTTGTTGCTGAGACTCGAAGATGAGCATATTGTCACTGAAATATCTGAAAGCAATATTGAATCATGCTTACACCAATTGTAAATGTTTGTAGTTGATCAATGGTTGTAACTGTATATAATGGATGTAGTGGGCATCTTTCTTCCCCCTCCCAAATGTCATTTGGCCAttgtactatttttttatgaatacctatttttttttctttttaggcaTCTTATTGTATGTCTTTGTTTTCAGTTGGGTGCATCAACAATCATTGTAAAAGAAGGATCTATTGGTTCGCTGTTGGTTAAAGTTCCTTGGAAGGGACAACGTTGTGAAATTGAAGTGGATGAACTTGAGGTTGTGCTTGGTCCATTTGTGGGTGACGTTATTCTAGCTGGAGCTGAAACAAATTTGTCCAGTCAAGATTGCAAGCAGTCTGGGAATCACGGTTTGGAAAGTCTTGAACATGAAACGGTCAACAATGCTTCCACATCTAATTCCCTTGATGTACATGAAGGAGTTAAGACCATTGCTAAGATGGTAAAATGGTTGCTCACAAGcttcaacataaaaataaaaaaattaattattgcATTCGATCCCTGTTCAATGGGTGAAATGAATGCAAGATCTCACACAACGTTAGTGCTTCGGGTTATAGAAACAGAATGTGGAACTTGTTTTGATAAAGATGGTGCTCTAAATTCTGAGATAGAAGCTGAGAGCTTTCTTGGGATGCATAGACTGACAAACTTCATAGAGTTTAAGGGAGCAGTTGTTGAGCTTCTTCAGATAGATAATGTTGATAATCAGTCACAGCTTCCATGTGCTCCAGGAAGCTGTCCTGCCAATGTTACAACTCCAATATTGACAGGGGAAAGTGGTGGATTCTCTGGGACCCTGAAACTGAGTATACCTTGGAAGAATGGATCTTTAGATATGAGGAAAGTGGATGCTGATGCTTTTATTAAACCATTGGAGTTGAGATTTCAGCCTAGTACCATTAAATGGATAATTTGCTTATGGGAATCACTCAAGAATTTAGGAACAGATGGCAGGAGTCATATGAATTATAAGGCTAAAGACTTGACTTTCCTTCCACCATTTCAGAGTCATTCTTCCACATCCTTGGTGTCTGCTGCAGTGGCTACGGACAAGATGATGCCAAACAGTGAAAATTTCCCCGTAGATTTCGGCTATGTAACAAGCCAAGAAACAGCAGCAGAGGCTTTGCTTCCAGGATCAAAAGTTATTCCAGATTGGGTGCCATTGTCCACCAATGAAGACCAGGGGGAGAGATCGGGAGGAGAAATAGATTATGGagcaaggtatgttttctttctGTGCTTTAAATCACTTAATCATGgttggaataaaagaaaatggcaTTATATCTTCTTGTCTTAGTGCTAACAGACACTGCAATCCAAACTTTAAACCTATCTTATTTAGATTGAGGCGAGCATAATTACGTTTTTCTTGATCAAGTAAATCCAATAATTGGTTGCTCAGAGGTTTGGTTCCAATTCCACCAACCCTCATCGATCATATGTACTTTATTTACACTTCCAACCCCATCTCCACTTGCAATTTTGCACTTTGTGTTTTTTACTTCTGATGATATCAATTGTAGCTTAAGCAGCTCCATATTCTgcctgttcttttttttttttttttggtaaaacattCTGCCTGTTCCGGTTTTAGTAAGTAGGCTTTCAGAGTTTCAGTTGATTCAGTTCTTACTTGGTATACCCCCTAGCCTCAAGTGTTCTTTGAACACCAGCTTGAAAAGGGAATCAGTGGTTGGTTTAAAGCCTAAATTGTTTCCTACCTACTTCttggttcttttttcttctcttccttttgaaTTTCTAAAATTTTCGTAATCTCAATTGAACCTTAATAACACCAGTTATTATGCCTTTGTGTTATTTGCAGCATAGATCAATTTTTCGAATGCTTCGATGGAATGAGGAGTTCTCAGTTAGCGTTGGGCAACAGCGGTATATGGAACTTGACATGTTCTGTTTTCAGTGCAATAACTGCTGCATCCAGCCTTGCTTCTGGATCATTACAAATCCCTACGGGTATGTTCTTTATCGAGATTCTAACATCTATTGAGTTTCTAGAATGTCATCTTATATGCTGAGTTTCCTGTTTCTTCCTTGAGGTATATGAAGCTCGATTACTGTTTTGGGGCAACCCATgtgtatttattatttatgttaTCTATTATAGATATCATATACATGTGCAGATCAGAAGCATGTTGAGACAAACCTAAAGGCAACTGTTTCTGGGATTTCTATTATACTTTCTTTTCATGATGAAGAGCAGAAGTGTGGGTGTGATCGCAAAAGTCTACACTATCTCGGTGGAAAATGTGGAGATGTAATTCTTGTTTTGCAGGTAATTATTGTGCTCACTGGATTttatcaatcttttttttttcctatttaataATTATTGTAGGTAATCACTGCAATTTGCTTTAGACTGATTTTGTACTTGTAAAATTGATTAACAGAATTCTCCTCAAGAAATGAAGTTCGAAGCAACTGTGAAGCATATTGAGCTTGATGATTACTTCAATCAAGGGGATGAGGCTGTGGACTCTGGATCTACTGAGAACAGCAATCAAAAACAGATTCTTTTCATCCAGCATCTTCAGGACGAAGTTCATGGTGCTCTCCCTTCATTTCGTTTGGCTGCCGATGATCCTGTTACACAAAGAGTGGATAGTAGCCTGAGTGGAATTAATTCTGGAACCATTCTCAAGGATGATTTAGTCAGGGTCAAATTGCTGAAAACTTCAAGTGTCAACCATTTCCATTTTACATTAAATTCAACTTACTCAAATGACAGTTTGAAGGGTTCACTGCATTTCTCTGTGGAGCTTCCCCCATTCATTTTCTGGTTGAACTTCAATTTgttaaatatgatttttgatcTCTTGGATCAAGTAGGAAGTTCTTCTGAAACCAATAATGCAGACAAATGTTTTGGGACAAAGGATTTTAGCCTGCAGCATGACTCTTCATGTCATGGGGGCATGAAAGAAGGTACTATCCAGTATGTTACAACACTGCCTCAAAAAGGAAATCTGCGAGGGACTATATTAATACCGAATGCAaggatttttttatgtttccCTTTTAAATGTAATGGGGATTTTGGATGCTACACTTCCTGGGATCAGTTTATTGCAATCGACTTCTGTCCACTAGAGAGCaaggaaaaaattcaaaatagagGTCAAAAGGGATATTCTTCTGGGGCTTCCAGTTCCATCCACTTGAATTTCGGgaatgtttttctttatttaatcaATTCTCGTAAAGATGCTACTGGCAGTAGCTCATTTATCCAAAAGCATGCCTTCTCCGCCCAGAAGGTTTTCTCTGTAACCAGCAGGAGAGGTCGTTATCCTGGTGTTATTTTGTTTTGGCAGGAGGGTCCTGTGACTGGTCCTTGGATAGCGAAGAAAGCTCAGTTTTTAGCCACTGCCCAGTGTTCAATGAGTAGAAATAAAGTGATGGATAGTGGTTCTGAGTTTGCATCTGTAACCACTTTGAAGGATCTGGAGAATACACTTTCTCATGCACGACAAGAGATGATTTTGAGCTCTATGCTTTTCCTGCATGTCCATCTTACTTCTGTTTCAATTCACCTTAACAGTTCCCAGTATAAAGATTTTCACTGCCTTCTAAATCAGGTTTTAGATGGTTTATCAAGTGTGGCCAGTGATAAGGATGCTGTTCCGTGTGACAATCCAAGGAGAGAAACTTCTGCTTCTCAAGTGTCGATCCTTGCTGAATGTGATTCTGTCAAAATATTAATTGATGTGGATAGGGAGGAGGATATAAAATCCTCACTGCAGACGGAACTTCCAGGTTCCTGGTACCGTTTAAAATTGGAAGTTCAAAGGTTTCATTTGTTAACTGTTTCAAATATTGGAGGAATTAGTGGTGCCAAATTTGTTTGGATGGGTCATGGTGAAGGTGAACTGTGGGGTTCAATCACAGGGTCTCCATCCCAGGAGCTTCTGCTAATCTCTTGTAGCAACTCTACGATTGGACGTGGTGATGGAGAAGGTGCCAATGTATTATCCTCTGGTTCTGCTGGTACTACTATTGTGCACCTTTGGGATCCACAGAGTTCCCAATGTATCACATCTATAACCATCAGAAGCAGCACAATAGTTGCACCAGGTGGTCGCTTGGATTGGTTTAATTCAATATCCTCCTTTTTCAGCTTACCATCTGATGGGACAGAGAAAAAACTCGAAGAATCGTTTGAGGATCACTCACCTTATCAAGCGACTTTTGCTTTTAACTTGGTAGATGTTGCTTTGAGTTATGAGCCCCACATAAAAAAATTGGTGAACAGTGAAGAGTTTGGAGAACTGTGTGTGGCATGTCTGTTAGCTGCAGCTTCATTGAATATTTCTAATCAAACTGTGTCAAATTCTATTGACAATGATTACAAAATTAGGGTGCAAGATCTGGGGCTTCTTCTTTATGCATTATCTGGATCTGAGAATGCCAAAAGCACTTATAGCGTGGAACATCTTCGCAAGATGGGCTATGTTAAAGTGGCTGGGGAGGCTCTTGTTGAAGCAACGTTGAGAACAAACTGTAAGAATGGCCTCCTATGGGAAGTAGAATGTTCTGAATCTCATATTATCCTGGAGACCTGCCATGACACAACATCTGGTATTCTTCGTTTGGTTGCTCAACTGCAGCAGCTTTTTGCACCTGATGTGGAGGAATCAATTGTTCATTTGCAGACTAGGTGGAATAATGTTCAGCAGACACATGATGAGGATGACATAAATTCTGAGACAGTAATCTCCAATGATGGTTCTGCCTCATCACCACCTCAAAATTATGCTTCAAGTCTGGACTCAAACCATGGTTTTTCTGTGGTGGGTCTAATGGATGAGATATGTGAGGATGCATTTAATCTTAACAAGATCAGGACAAGCACATGTGATACCTGTGGGTCACAGTTCTGTATTTCCCTTAATGGGGGTCTGCTTGGAGATGATTGTAATTTAGATACCCGTCATGCTCAATCTATATCACATAATTtatctttcaaagaatcaatgTCAGGACTAGGAGTGGAAAGCACTCATGTGTCATCCCTACAGGGAGAGTGTTCTCCAGAATTTATAGAAGGCTATTACTTATCTGAGTTATGCCCTCTATCGGAGTTATCTACAAACAACCAATCATTGCCTCAGAATCTTAAATGCAAATCAAGCAATGCAACCCGAGATAGTGGAAGTGGAAATAGTGGATGGTATCAGGATACCTCACTGACAATTTTAGAAAATCACATTTCAGATGCAAGTGACCATCCTGAAGAATATAAATTCTTAGGAGGCGAGCTTCTATCTACAAGTTCTGATGGACTCTGCAAGGCAAGGGGAAGAGTACTTCTCAAGAAGATTGATGTGAGGTGGCGAATGTATGCCGGGACCGACTGGCATGACTCAGGGAGGAGCGTTCAGCTTACCACGAATACAAGTGGAAGAGATGCTACTGTTTGTTTAGAGCTTGTATTATCTAAGATGGATCTTTGGTATGACATGTTTCCCGATGGT comes from Macadamia integrifolia cultivar HAES 741 unplaced genomic scaffold, SCU_Mint_v3 scaffold1149, whole genome shotgun sequence and encodes:
- the LOC122062941 gene encoding autophagy-related protein 2; amino-acid sequence: MFPWNFAKSADDMFSRWAIKRVCKFLLKKKLGQFILGDIDLENLEVQLRAGTIQLKDLALNVDFINQKLGASTIIVKEGSIGSLLVKVPWKGQRCEIEVDELEVVLGPFVGDVILAGAETNLSSQDCKQSGNHGLESLEHETVNNASTSNSLDVHEGVKTIAKMVKWLLTSFNIKIKKLIIAFDPCSMGEMNARSHTTLVLRVIETECGTCFDKDGALNSEIEAESFLGMHRLTNFIEFKGAVVELLQIDNVDNQSQLPCAPGSCPANVTTPILTGESGGFSGTLKLSIPWKNGSLDMRKVDADAFIKPLELRFQPSTIKWIICLWESLKNLGTDGRSHMNYKAKDLTFLPPFQSHSSTSLVSAAVATDKMMPNSENFPVDFGYVTSQETAAEALLPGSKVIPDWVPLSTNEDQGERSGGEIDYGASIDQFFECFDGMRSSQLALGNSGIWNLTCSVFSAITAASSLASGSLQIPTDQKHVETNLKATVSGISIILSFHDEEQKCGCDRKSLHYLGGKCGDVILVLQNSPQEMKFEATVKHIELDDYFNQGDEAVDSGSTENSNQKQILFIQHLQDEVHGALPSFRLAADDPVTQRVDSSLSGINSGTILKDDLVRVKLLKTSSVNHFHFTLNSTYSNDSLKGSLHFSVELPPFIFWLNFNLLNMIFDLLDQVGSSSETNNADKCFGTKDFSLQHDSSCHGGMKEGTIQYVTTLPQKGNLRGTILIPNARIFLCFPFKCNGDFGCYTSWDQFIAIDFCPLESKEKIQNRGQKGYSSGASSSIHLNFGNVFLYLINSRKDATGSSSFIQKHAFSAQKVFSVTSRRGRYPGVILFWQEGPVTGPWIAKKAQFLATAQCSMSRNKVMDSGSEFASVTTLKDLENTLSHARQEMILSSMLFLHVHLTSVSIHLNSSQYKDFHCLLNQVLDGLSSVASDKDAVPCDNPRRETSASQVSILAECDSVKILIDVDREEDIKSSLQTELPGSWYRLKLEVQRFHLLTVSNIGGISGAKFVWMGHGEGELWGSITGSPSQELLLISCSNSTIGRGDGEGANVLSSGSAGTTIVHLWDPQSSQCITSITIRSSTIVAPGGRLDWFNSISSFFSLPSDGTEKKLEESFEDHSPYQATFAFNLVDVALSYEPHIKKLVNSEEFGELCVACLLAAASLNISNQTVSNSIDNDYKIRVQDLGLLLYALSGSENAKSTYSVEHLRKMGYVKVAGEALVEATLRTNCKNGLLWEVECSESHIILETCHDTTSGILRLVAQLQQLFAPDVEESIVHLQTRWNNVQQTHDEDDINSETVISNDGSASSPPQNYASSLDSNHGFSVVGLMDEICEDAFNLNKIRTSTCDTCGSQFCISLNGGLLGDDCNLDTRHAQSISHNLSFKESMSGLGVESTHVSSLQGECSPEFIEGYYLSELCPLSELSTNNQSLPQNLKCKSSNATRDSGSGNSGWYQDTSLTILENHISDASDHPEEYKFLGGELLSTSSDGLCKARGRVLLKKIDVRWRMYAGTDWHDSGRSVQLTTNTSGRDATVCLELVLSKMDLWYDMFPDGEICMSKLSLSVQDFHLFDGSKHAPWKLVLGYYHSKDHPRESSAKAFRLDLEAVRPDPLTPLEEYRLSIAFLPMLVHLHQDQLDFLISFFGGKGSSVDQSPNMTQDFDGSRMSPEKSSHFGGRAIAEEALLPYFQKFDIWPVLVRVDYSPCRVDVAALRSGRYVELVNLVPWKGIELHLKHVHAVGVYGWNRVSETILGEWLEDISQNQIHKFLKGLPTVRSLLAVGSGATKLVSLPVKNYKKDHRLLKGIQRGAIAFLRSISLEAVGLGVHLAAGAHDILLQTEYILTNIPSSAPLSMRSRLESNIRSNQPKDAQQGIQQAYESLSDGLEKTASALVGTPLKTYQRGAGAGSALASAVRAAPVAAIAPASAVAGAVHITLLGVRNSLDPEHKKESMEKYLGPTQPREHS